A genomic segment from Diadema setosum chromosome 11, eeDiaSeto1, whole genome shotgun sequence encodes:
- the LOC140234598 gene encoding large ribosomal subunit protein uL22m-like encodes MASLNFFRIRRLSLLGKMMSANKAYLVTNGKPSLVPYVLNPCWIISNSVTASTTKSMLGVGLDLTGADLCNSQRLFFHTSANTSAWESKNKTVYPPQKPGEPRRPAEVHYARRDIKYSQRKMWYITTFIKGMMIDDALNQLEHVNKKGAKIAREVLLEAQEVAVKNHNVEFKSNLHIADAFVGKGKYQHAIRYHAKGRASILDLVYCHLFIKLKEGPPPEKPTFTGYDQARHFLVSKRSRTIIHGL; translated from the exons ATGGCATCTCTGAATTTTTTCAGAATACGTAGACTTTCGTTACTTGGCAAGATGATGTCAGCCAACAAAGCATATTTGGTGACGAATGGAAAACCCTCTTTAGTCCCGTATGTATTAAATCCGTGTTGGATCATATCAAACAGCGTGACTGCTTCTACAACTAAGTCTATGCTTGGCGTCGGATTAGACCTAACTGGTGCGGATCTGTGCAATTCCCAGAGGTTATTCTTCCATACCAGTGCAAACACGTCAGCCTGGGAATCAAAGAATAAAACTGTGTACCCACCTCAGAAACCAGGTGAACCAAGGCGACCTGCT GAAGTACATTATGCCAGAAGAGATATCAAATACAGCCAGAGAAAGATGTGGTACATCACCACCTTT ATTAAGGgaatgatgatcgatgatgcaCTTAACCAGCTTGAACATGTGAACAAGAAAGGAGCAAAGATAGCAAGAGAG GTTTTATTAGAAGCACAAGAGGTGGCTGTGAAAAATCACAATGTGGAATTCAAGTCAAACCTTCATATAG CGGATGCTTTTGTTGGGAAGGGAAAGTATCAACATGCCATTCGCTACCATGCCAAGGGGCGGGCCAGTATCCTGGACTTGGTCTATTGCCATCTCTTTATCAAGCTGAAGGAGGGGCCACCACCAGAGAAGCCGACATTCACGGGTTATGACCAGGCCAGACACTTCTTGGTGTCAAAGAGGAGCAGGACCATCATTCATGGGCTTTGA